One part of the Asterias amurensis chromosome 11, ASM3211899v1 genome encodes these proteins:
- the LOC139944108 gene encoding uncharacterized protein yields MNPYTSLSLTGGLPPEQNEGSREDIDSTIMDVDIPQDPNKKGRRSKTDDPASRQVQERFKCSTCGESFRHLTNLSRHRRMHKKTLTNVSCTICGKMFARPDSMKRHRKNHLTHSPAPFPSLPENPALNRNELADNPNPTHTPPPDLVPESSLSVSSNSTPRNGSTTTPITKTAPCPACGTIFPSINRMLSHLMNDHIDDYPSSPKPPKQSYELSDEMMDEWEESNLNVEEDDGHQQFTHGSRKLECPVCQKQFTRADNVNRHIRASHGGNVGSAASVLNLPTVHQFIPKQHPPLQEDPLVNPTLPDGDVLDLQPEAIIDTLRKNWGAIRTHHCVQRQIQDVYNFRLIGRAIETVDEVLMALFQRLRCRAKINISFGFVLRHSETGEHRYFHSSQNNGRVFPAPATVASQADMGRLMEQVREVDVLKIGFHRRPDTKWTVAATTNMTVYVNKLRQFPIGSPIEKLPPYVAENDGLWNLVRNKNTGERYDDSLCFFRCLAVLRGNNKNAIEKATRQLAETFRQHTRKKHIHGVTLDELSIAEKLFKVRVRVYMLLPLDDSDEDETIDNMEVDTEQDENVACTQNSKIKAELVRRSHHCYKDKLDLNLWGRHFSFIHDIETYSQSYACSKCCTVFTRSTDLVRHELTCDANVKHRFSGGAYQLPLTVFDKLSELGVEVDDNMKYYPYRATYDFETYFHKLPQTDEDKEKKLRWEAQHDLLSVSVASNIPGHEPPQCFVSDGSPAQLVSGMVDYLHTISQTAYISLMDQFEGVFEELDELLDAMKDNMEERRKYNHTKKVKQQLDEYLKELPVLGFNSGKYDINVIKRYLYPVLQETDPLKFIIKRTSTYMALKTEKLKFLDITNYLAPGYSYSKFLKAYECETTKGFFPYEWVDDLQKLDVGELPPHQDFYSKLKGKNISKEEYEFCQWVWKEQGMTTVREFLIWYNNLDVVPFLEAIEKMFAFYRDRNMDMFKSAISVPGLSLQYLFLTLPKDVFFSLIDEANKDLFYKIKENIVGGPSIIFHRYHEKGKTAIRGGPKPCENIVGFDANALYLWSIMQDMPIGTFIRRNAEREFKPVRSHKFGVMATEWLDWLAFSQGIHVRHQFNSKEKRVGGRMIPVDGYCKETNTVFQFHGCYWHGHPCHLNPNEFNKVRQASRDELRRQTEDTSAYIRQQGYKLIELWECDWREIQTTDHTVRGFLRTIRLPHFKKKTMTQQEVLACVMDGSMFGMVECEIRVPSTLRAHFAEMPPVFKNTNVSREDIGDHMRDYAEREGVMRQPRRTLIGSMFGERILLTTPLLQWYINHGLEVVHIYEVIQYAKSPCFESFGNDVSNARRAGDRDPTKSILADTMKLLGNSAYGKTVTDQERHMNVRVCTDADAPRYVNNSHFRALHSLDDELYECDMTKKVIRFNLPLQIGFFVYQYAKLRMLEFYYDFLLKFIDPSDFQMCEMDTDSAYLAISGENLDDVIKPDMKQQYLEEKHQWFPREDTAEHRSYDKRTPGLFKVEWEGDGIVALCSKTYYCFGTKNKISCKGLNKLGNDITKQRYMDVLESQKAGEGVNRGFRMRRAGMYTYEQTKTAFTYMYPKRKVASDGVTTTYLDL; encoded by the exons ATGAATCCATATACCTCTCTATCGTTGACTGGAGGTCTACCCCCAGAACAGAATGAGGGCAGTCGAGAAGACATTGATAGTACTATAATG GATGTTGACATACCACAAGACCCGAATAAGAAAGGAAGACGAAGCAAGACAGATGATCCGGCTAGCAGACAGGTCCAAGAACGGTTTAAATGTTCCACGTGTGGAGAGTCATTCCGTCACCTAACAAACCTCAGTCGACACCGAAGGATGCACAAGAAGACTCTGACTAATGTATCATGTACAATATGTGGGAAGATGTTCGCACGACCTGATAGTATGAAACGACACCGTAAGAACCACCTCACTCATTCTCCGGCACCATTCCCATCTCTGCCGGAGAATCCTGCACTGAATCGCAACGAATTGGCCGATAATCCGAACCCAACCCATACTCCCCCACCTGATTTGGTCCCGGAATCATCTCTCTCTGTAAGCAGTAATTCAACGCCAAGAAACGGCAGTACGACCACACCGATAACCAAGACGGCCCCATGCCCGGCATGTGGAACAATTTTTCCAAGCATAAATCGTATGTTGAGCCACCTTATGAATGATCACATCGATGACTACCCATCGTCCCCCAAACCACCAAAACAAAGCTACGAACTCTCAGACGAGATGATGGATGAATGGGAGGAAAGTAATCTTAATGTAGAGGAAGATGATGGGCACCAACAATTTACACACGGGTCAAGGAAACTCGAGTGCCCAGTGTGCCAAAAACAGTTCACTCGAGCTGATAATGTGAACAGACACATCAGGGCAAGTCATGGAGGAAATGTGGGTTCAGCGGCTTCGGTACTGAACTTACCAACCGTCCACCAGTTCATTCCAAAACAACACCCCCCACTTCAAGAAGACCCCTTGGTGAATCCGACGTTGCCAGACGGTGATGTTTTAGATCTCCAACCCGAGGCCATTATCGACACTCTCCGTAAGAACTGGGGAGCTATCCGCACACATCACTGTGTTCAGCGCCAAATTCAAGATGTGTACAACTTTAGACTCATCGGACGCGCCATCGAAACTGTTGATGAGGTGCTCATGGCACTATTTCAACGCCTAAGATGTAGGGCAAAGATTAACATCTCCTTCGGTTTCGTACTTCGCCATTCAGAGACGGGAGAGCATCGCTATTTTCACTCTAGTCAGAACAACGGGCGGGTGTTTCCTGCTCCGGCAACGGTTGCCTCTCAAGCAGATATGGGTCGGCTGATGGAGCAAGTCCGCGAGGTGGACGTGTTGAAGATTGGTTTTCATCGGCGTCCAGATACGAAATGGACGGTGGCGGCCACAACGAATATGACCGTCTATGTCAACAAGCTGAGACAATTTCCGATCGGTTCACCCATTGAGAAACTACCACCCTACGTCGCCGAAAATGACGGCTTGTGGAACCTGgttagaaacaaaaacaccGGCGAAAGATACGATGACAGCCTGTGTTTCTTTCGATGTCTGGCCGTGCTCAGAGGAAATAACAAGAACGCCATTGAAAAAGCTACCCGTCAACTTGCAGAAACATTTCGCCAacacacaagaaaaaaacacatacacGGGGTCACCTTAGACGAGCTGTCTATAGCCGAGAAACTTTTCAAAGTAAGAGTACGCGTGTACATGCTGCTACCGTTAGATGACAGCGACGAAGACGAAACGATTGACAATATGGAGGTTGATACTGAGCAGGACGAGAATGTGGCATGTACCCAAAACAGTAAAATTAAAGCGGAATTAGTTAGACGCTCCCATCACTGCTACAAAGACAAACTGGACCTGAATTTGTGGGGAAGACACTTTTCCTTCATCCACGATATTGAGACGTACAGCCAATCCTACGCCTGTTCCAAGTGTTGCACGGTGTTCACTCGATCAACCGATTTGGTGCGTCACGAACTGACCTGTGATGCTAACGTCAAACATCGGTTCAGCGGAGGGGCTTACCAGCTTCCGTTAACAGTATTTGACAAATTGTCTGAGTTGGGAGTGGAGGTTGATGATAACATGAAGTACTATCCATACAGAGCGACATACGATTTCGAAACCTACTTTCACAAACTTCCACAGACCGATGAAGACAAAGAGAAGAAACTTAGATGGGAAGCTCAACACGATCTACTGAGTGTCAGTGTAGCTAGTAATATTCCTGGTCACGAGCCACCACAATGCTTCGTGAGTGACGGTAGTCCGGCTCAATTAGTTTCGGGCATGGTAGACTACCTACATACCATAAGTCAAACTGCGTACATATCACTCATGGACCAATTTGAAGGTGTTTTCGAAGAGCTAGACGAGCTGCTGGATGCAATGAAGGACAACATGGAAGAGCGCAGAAAGTACAACCACACCAAAAAGGTTAAACAGCAGCTGGACGAGTACCTCAAAGAGTTACCTGTGCTTGGCTTTAATTCGGGAAAGTACGACATTAACGTCATCAAGCGGTATCTCTATCCAGTTCTACAAGAGACTGACCCTTTGAAGTTTATCATCAAACGAACCAGCACCTACATGGCCCTGAAAACCGAGAAGTTGAAATTCTTAGACATAACGAACTACCTGGCACCCGGCTATAGCTACTCCAAATTTCTAAAGGCGTACGAGTGCGAAACAACCAAGGGTTTCTTTCCCTATGAATGGGTAGATGACCTGCAAAAGCTTGACGTTGGAGAGCTTCCACCTCACCAAGACTTTTACAGTAAGTTGAAAGGGAAAAATATTTCCAAGGAGGAGTATGAGTTTTGTCAATGGGTCTGGAAGGAGCAGGGTATGACTACGGTACGGGAATTTCTGATATGGTATAACAATCTTGACGTCGTCCCCTTCCTCGAAGCCATAGAGAAGATGTTCGCCTTTTACAGAGATCGCAATATGGATATGTTCAAGTCTGCCATTTCTGTACCGGGTCTATCACTACAGTATCTGTTCCTCACGCTACCGAAGGATGTATTCTTCAGCCTCATTGACGAGGCCAATAAGGACTTGTTCTACAAAATTAAAGAGAACATCGTAGGAGGACCGTCTATCATCTTCCACCGGTATCACGAAAAAGGGAAAACAGCCATTCGTGGAGGGCCTAAACCGTGTGAAAACATCGTGGGTTTCGACGCCAACGCGTTGTATCTCTGGTCAATAATGCAAGATATGCCGATAGGGACTTTCATCAGGAGGAATGCCGAACGGGAGTTTAAGCCGGTGAGAAGTCACAAGTTCGGTGTCATGGCAACAGAATGGTTGGACTGGCTTGCGTTCTCGCAGGGTATTCATGTTCGACACCAGTTTAACAGCAAGGAGAAACGTGTGGGTGGACGAATGATCCCGGTGGATGGTTActgcaaagaaacaaacactgTTTTCCAGTTCCACGGTTGCTACTGGCACGGACATCCCTGTCATCTGAACCCTAACGAGTTTAACAAAGTCAGGCAAGCAAGTAGAGACGAACTAAGACGCCAAACGGAAGATACCTCTGCATACATACGGCAGCAAGGTTACAAGCTGATAGAGCTGTGGGAGTGTGACTGGCGCGAAATACAGACGACTGACCACACCGTGAGAGGGTTCTTACGGACCATCCGACTGCCCCActtcaaaaagaaaaccatgacCCAACAGGAGGTTTTGGCTTGTGTTATGGATGGATCCATGTTCGGTATGGTAGAGTGTGAGATCAGAGTCCCTTCTACACTTCGAGCACACTTTGCAGAAATGCCACCCGTCTTTAAGAACACCAACGTCAGTCGTGAGGATATTGGAGATCACATGCGGGACTACGCTGAGCGAGAGGGTGTCATGAGGCAACCACGTCGCACTCTCATTGGTAGTATGTTTGGTGAGCGTATCTTGCTGACAACTCCCCTCCTTCAGTGGTACATCAATCACGGATTGGAAGTCGTGCACATCTACGAAGTCATTCAGTACGCTAAAAGTCCATGTTTTGAATCGTTCGGTAATGATGTCAGTAATGCAAGAAGGGCCGGTGATCGCGACCCTACAAAATCCATCCTGGCTGATACCATGAAGCTTCTCGGTAACTCTGCGTATGGTAAGACAGTCACCGACCAGGAGCGCCACATGAATGTCCGAGTTTGTACCGATGCCGATGCTCCTCGTTACGTTAACAATTCTCATTTCCGTGCGCTCCATTCTCTTGACGACGAGTTGTATGAATGCGACATGACAAAGAAAGTAATTCGATTCAACCTCCCCCTACAGATTGGCTTTTTCGTCTATCAGTACGCGAAATTGCGGATGCTTGAATTCTATTACGACTTTCTTCTAAAGTTCATCGACCCCTCCGACTTCCAGATGTGCGAGATGGACACGGATTCGGCATATCTCGCCATCTCGGGGGAAAACCTGGACGATGTCATCAAGCCAGACATGAAGCAGCAATACCTGGAGGAGAAACACCAATGGTTTCCTCGAGAAGATACTGCTGAACATCGTTCTTACGATAAGAGAACTCCGGGACTCTTTAAGGTGGAATGGGAAGGGGATGGAATCGTAGCCCTTTGTAGTAAGACGTACTACTGCTTTGGTacaaagaacaaaatcagcTGCAAGGGACTTAACAAACTTGGGAATGACATCACCAAGCAGCGATACATGGACGTACTCGAGTCACAGAAAGCGGGAGAAGGTGTTAACCGAGGATTTAGGATGAGAAGAGCCGGGATGTATACCTACGAGCAAACCAAAACTGCCTTTACTTACATGTATCCCAAACGGAAAGTAGCATCAGACGGTGTGACGACTACCTATCTGGACTTGTAA